One Paramisgurnus dabryanus chromosome 10, PD_genome_1.1, whole genome shotgun sequence genomic region harbors:
- the setd1ba gene encoding histone-lysine N-methyltransferase SETD1B-A isoform X1 translates to MSRPGERIKLNEDHGRRESSSLANGMDNSHPGCNSGEKRHWRSYKLIIDPALKKGQHKLYRYDGHHFNGPNPGMSPVDMVRDPRIGRLWTKYKETDLPVPKFKIDECYIGRVPPKEVTFARLNDNVREGFLTDMCKKFGDIEEVEILYNPKNKKHLGIAKVVFGTVKSAKDAVQNLHNTSVMGNIIHVELDPKGENRQRYFQRLINGSYTPLTLPVGGEEACEVSPRSLAEALLACEPLRRLSEGGSSAVTGTATPGSTNTPVTVDTAYSSLKQDTPQSQGTPHTPRQTGTPFSQDSSYSSRQGTPAFQPNRAESSGGYKSRRHESKFQDAYNRRPERHYVHGTGGAHRGNVEPSFKQHQPPEPPSPAFMHTPPPPANANFKTAFSPYQPPMPPVYPHTEPPFHQPVQREVDYRRPPQIPPPPSTDFMPACDRPTTPPIPEQPPAPQSHPTTPPPSTPEPCPSLGTPTQELERNSLDSRIELLLKPFLNERGDSDNEVRMDGSPISSSSSQLSPIPPSRPSRPSSTGLEDISPTPLPDSDDDEPILGTASLLTNSRAMSPSILHNKSSTGRPQTPTDTGHQSSGEDMEISDDEMPGTPIGSGDCARSIVVNSADPMQTIPMPPPGFPPLPPPQAGFPLPLPPLPPHSTVPGPPHPHLTGPHPMLPPMHPFPPGMIPIMQVDLMSSLSQWSSVHMSFQMQTQMLSRMVQSQRPYLYPHFMGGAAAAAGAAALQFGGPYPPPSMVGAPAGTVGHGQPWPVPNIPKFNPAVPPPGYEPQKEDPHKATVDGVLMVIVQELKAIMKRDLNRKMVEVVAFRAFDEWWDKKELSAKTTLTPVKMGEVKEEEKERAKPKETLSSSLMENWNKVEGLGFEGMGLGIGLRGALRLPSFKVKRKQPPEPTSTIDNKRVRPSTPVDDELEDEESERTDLRPDGSRPDGGGAASAKRRPARPLELDSEGEEQEETSGKEESSLSEHEEEQEEDISERLSPGKVMEDDEEEEEENKSESDSSESESSDSSDDESSSSSSSKSGSDSSGSDSSSVYESSSEEEEEEEEEEEEKVVEIDDEDEDEAQTSSSSSSSSPSSSIEEEDVKSPSTPTGPPPPEEETTELSRVEALQEAEIIHKHIEQVNSGKPALENFRPPSPKEVPVTQTDTDLEDKVPASKASTNLEVVGSLRPPTPTGSFADSDQDSRPKIPVEEEIPRTPGRDGPVPLDSEASIPRSLSASSMHLPLPPNHVLDPRPILPPQESLPDKPVRGRLPTEEDIPRTPGRDLMDRPRGLGKSQSTDTVPVTPGSDTPLTGNSLSSPHVLGSPFSYPAQSPVLSAGIPRTPGRDLTFTPAFPDSTALATGLPIHRKTSSESLEEKSLFKEPLLNASPQASLPNSAASSPFPGAPLPAALPQEPALPPQGSSPTSLETSSTAVPKDLPVPLIDVPMSLDATPPKRKPGRPKSKKVPVVILQDVQELSAPPPELPVNDLYPETFKEADDDSTDMAMEDKENQPQTITDDRHFYVEEPIQKTRRQRRGWQELLLSMHVPVAPQPPSFQPRSEFEEMTILYDIWNEGIDEEDIRYLKVTYDKMLQQDNDNDWLNDTLWVHHPATNMGIVTGAKRKRKEDGIRDHVTGCARSEGYYKIDKKDKMKYLISSRPTSEEPDVDTQGKSIPAQPQVSTRAGSERRSEQRRLLSSFSCDSDLLKFNQLKFRKKKIRFCRSHIHDWGLFAMEPIAADEMVIEYVGQNIRQVIADMREKRYEEEGIGSSYMFRVDHDTIIDATKCGNFARFINHSCNPNCYAKVITVEAQKKIVIYSRQPINVNEEITYDYKFPIEDEKIPCLCGAENCRGTLN, encoded by the exons ATGTCCAGACCTGGAGAAAGAATTAAGCTCAATGAAGATCACGGTAGAAGAGAGAGTTCAA GTTTGGCGAACGGAATGGACAACAGCCATCCAGGCTGTAATTCGGGAGAGAAGCGACATTGGAGAAGTTATAAGTTGATTATTGACCCAGCGTTGAAAAAGGGACAGCACAAACTATATCGCTACGATGGGCACCACTTCAACGGGCCG AATCCCGGAATGTCACCAGTGGATATGGTTAGAGACCCGAGAATCGGTCGGCTTTGGACGAAGTACAAGGAGACTGATCTCCCGGTTCCTAAATTTAAG ATCGATGAATGTTACATCGGTCGCGTGCCGCCAAAGGAGGTCACGTTCGCCAGACTAAACGACAACGTCAGAGAGGGATTTCTCACCGACATGTGCAAGAAATTCGGCGACATCGAGGAGGTTGAGATTTTGTACAACCCGAAGAACAAAAAGCATCTCGGAATAGCTAAAGTCGTGTTCGGAACCGTCAAGTCGGCGAAGGATGCCGTACAGAATCTGCACAACACGTCAGTTATGGGCAACATCATCCACGTGGAGCTGGACCCCAAAG GCGAAAATCGCCAGAGGTACTTCCAGCGTTTAATCAATGGAAGTTATACTCCACTCACACTTCCGGTTGGTGGGGAAGAAGCTTGTGAAGTTTCTCCACGGAGCCTGGCTGAAGCCCTGCTG GCATGTGAGCCGTTGCGAAGGCTATCTGAAGGTGGTTCTTCTGCGGTCACAGGCACTGCTACACCAGGCAGCACCAACACACCCGTGACTGTGGATACGGCCTACTCTAGCCTAAAGCAGGATACGCCGCAGTCCCAGGGTACCCCACACACCCCACGCCAGACTGGCACCCCATTCTCTCAGGACTCAAGCTATTCTAGCAGGCAGGGAACTCCGGCATTCCAGCCTAACCGTGCGGAATCCTCGGGAGGCTACAAGTCGAGAAGGCATGAATCCAAATTCCAGGACGCCTACAATCGCAGACCGGAAAGGCACTACGTCCATGGCACTGGAGGTGCTCACCGTGGCAATGTAGAGCCCTCTTTTAAGCAACATCAGCCACCTGAGCCGCCCTCCCCTGCATTTATGCACACGCCTCCACCGCCAGCCAATGCGAATTTCAAGACTGCTTTCTCTCCTTATCAGCCCCCGATGCCCCCTGTGTACCCCCACACGGAGCCCCCCTTCCACCAGCCCGTTCAGCGGGAAGTGGATTACAGGCGACCCCCTCAAATCCCTCCTCCTCCGAGCACTGACTTTATGCCCGCTTGCGACCGACCCACGACGCCACCAATACCAGAACAGCCCCCCGCACCACAGTCCCATCCGACTACACCTCCCCCTTCCACGCCCGAGCCCTGTCCTTCACTGGGCACTCCCACCCAGGAGTTGGAACGTAACAGCTTGGACTCCCGCATAGAACTGCTCTTGAAGCCATTCTTGAATGAGCGTGGCGACTCGGACAATGAGGTGCGCATGGACGGGAGCCCGATTTCTTCGTCGTCCTCGCAGCTATCACCTATTCCCCCTTCTCGTCCCTCACGCCCTTCAAGCACTGGCCTAGAAGACATCAGCCCAACTCCACTGCCTGACTCTGATGATGATGAACCTATCCTTGGTACTGCTTCCCTCCTGACGAACTCTAGGGCAATGTCCCCCTCAATACTGCACAATAAGAGCTCTACGGGACGACCGCAGACGCCGACGGATACG GGCCATCAGTCCTCCGGTGAAGACATGGAGATATCAGATGATGAGATGCCTGGCACACCGATTGGCAGTGGGGACTGTGCCAGAAGCATTGTGGTCAACTCTGCAGACCCCATGCAAACCATTCCCATGCCCCCACCAGGGTTTCCTCCCCTACCTCCTCCACAAGCTGGTTTCCCCCTGCCACTACCTCCACTTCCGCCCCACTCAACCGTTCCGGGTCCCCCGCATCCGCACCTGACCGGCCCTCATCCGATGCTGCCCCCAATGCACCCCTTTCCCCCTGGCATGATTCCCATTATGCAGGTGGATCTGATGAGCTCTCTGTCACAGTGGAGTAGTGTTCACATGTCCTTCCAGATGCAGACCCAGATGTTGAGTCGCATGGTGCAGAGCCAGCGACCGTATCTGTACCCCCACTTCATGGGCGGAGCAGCTGCAGCTGCCGGAGCTGCAGCATTGCAGTTTGGTGGTCCGTACCCACCTCCTTCGATGGTTGGTGCCCCCGCTGGTACTGTTGGACATGGGCAACCCTGGCCTGTACCCAACATTCCCAAATTCAACCCTGCTGTACCCCCGCCAGGCTACGAGCCACAGAAGGAAGACCCGCACAAAGCCACTGTGGACGGCGTACTTATGGTTATAGTCCAAGAACTTAAGGCCATCATGAAACGAGATCTCAACCGCAAGATGGTGGAGGTTGTGGCCTTCAGGGCGTTTGATGAGTGGTGGGATAAAAAAGAACTTTCAGCAAAG ACCACACTTACACCTGTGAAGATGGGCGAGGTTAAAGAAGAGGAAAAGGAACGTGCCAAACCCAAAGAAACTTTATCCTCTAGCTTGATGGAGAACTGGAACAAGGTCGAGGGTCTGGGCTTTGAGGGAATGGGTCTCGGCATCGGATTGCGCGGTGCCCTACGGTTACCATCTTTTAAG GTTAAGCGGAAACAGCCCCCTGAGCCGACATCCACCATTGATAACAAAAGGGTTCGACCATCCACACCTGTGGACGATGAGCTGGAAGATGAAG AATCAGAAAGAACGGATCTTCGGCCAGATGGATCTAGACCGGATGGTGGTGGTGCTGCCTCCGCCAAGCGAAGGCCAGCTAGACCTCTGGAGCTGGACAGCGAGGGTGAAGAACAGGAGGAAACATCTGGTAAAGAAGAGTCATCACTTTCAGAACATGAAGAGGAGCAGGAGGAAGATATCTCTGAGAGGTTGTCCCCTGGCAAG GTTATGGAGGAcgatgaagaagaagaagaagaaaacaaGAGTGAATCAGACTCCAGTGAAAGTGAATCATCAGACTCATCAGATGATG AATCTTCTAGCTCATCGTCCTCCAAATCTGGTTCGGATTCCTCTGGAAGCGATAGTTCCTCCGTTTATGAATCAAGTtcagaggaggaggaagaggaagaggaggaagaagaggagaaaGTAGTAGAAAttgatgatgaagatgaagaCGAGGCACAAACCTCATCATCATCGTCATCATCTTCACCCTCATCTTCTATTGAAGAAGAGGACGTAAAATCCCCTAGTACTCCTACAGGACCACCACCACCAGAGGAAGAGACGACTGAGTTGAGTAGGGTGGAGGCATTACAAGAAGCAGAGATCATTCACAAACATATTGAACAGGTGAACTCAGGCAAGCCTGCTCTTGAAAACTTTAGGCCCCCATCACCCAAAGAAGTGCCAG tgacacaaacagacacTGACTTGGAGGACAAGGTTCCAGCATCCAAAGCTTCAACAAATCTGGAGGTTGTTGGTAGTTTGCGGCCGCCTACCCCGACAGGTTCGTTTGCTGACAGTGATCAGGACAGCAGACCAAAGATCCCAGTAGAGGAAGAAATTCCTCGAACCCCTGGTCGTGATGGCCCAGTTCCTCTAGATTCAGAAGCCTCAATCCCTCGCTCTCTTTCTGCTTCCTCCATGCACCTTCCGCTTCCCCCCAATCATGTGCTTGATCCACGGCCCATTCTCCCGCCACAAGAGTCTTTGCCGGACAAGCCTGTTCGTGGGCGATTGCCTACAGAGGAAGACATCCCACGGACGCCGGGGAGAGACCTCATGGACAGACCACGAGGATTGGGCAAGTCTCAAAGCACAGATACTGTTCCAGTTACACCAGGCAGTGATACTCCTCTAACAGGTAACAGCTTAAGCTCCCCTCACGTTCTCGGCAGCCCCTTCTCTTACCCCGCCCAATCCCCTGTACTCAGCGCTGGCATTCCTCGGACTCCGGGTAGAGATCTTACTTTTACTCCAGCTTTCCCTGACTCTACTGCTTTAGCTACGGGCCTTCCCATTCACAGAAAGACTTCCTCCGAGAGCTTGGAGGAGAAGTCTCTTTTCAAAGAGCCTTTACTCAACGCCTCTCCCCAGGCCAGCCTACCTAACAGTGCGGCTTCCTCCCCTTTCCCTGGTGCTCCCCTTCCTGCTGCTTTACCTCAGGAGCCAGCTCTGCCTCCCCAAGGCTCCTCTCCCACTTCTCTTGAGACTTCCTCCACCGCTGTTCCAAAAGACCTACCTGTACCATTGATAGATGTTCCTATGTCCTTAGATGCTACTCCACCCAAGAGGAAACCAGGACGTCCCAAGTCTAAAAAGGTGCCTGTGGTCATTCTTCAAGATGTTCAAGAGCTTTCAGCCCCACCTCCAGAGCTACCTGTTAATGACTTGTACCCCGAGACCTTCAAAGAAGCAGATGACGACTCCACAGACATGGCCATGGAGGACAAGGAAAACCAACCCCAGACGATCACTGACGACAGGCATTTCTATGTGGAGGAGCCTATTCAGAAGACGCGTCGACAGCGACGTGGATGGCAGGAATTGTTGCTCTCCATGCATGTCCCTGTGGCGCCTCAGCCCCCCAGTTTTCAGCCACGCTCAGAATTTGAAGAGATGACCATCTTGTACGACATCTGGAATGAGGGTATAGACGAGGAGGACATCCGCTACCTTAAAGTCACGTATGACAAGATGCTTCAGCAGGACAATGACAACGACTGGCTGAACGACACTCTCTGGGTCCACCATCCTG CTACCAACATGGGGATTGTAACGGGAGCAAAGCGTAAGCGGAAAGAGGACGGCATACGGGACCACGTTACAGGCTGCGCCCGCAGCGAAGGCTACTACAAAATCGACAAGAAAGACAAAATGAAATATCTGATCAGCTCACGCCCAACGTCAGAAGAGCCTGACGTGGACACTCAG GGTAAAAGTATACCAGCACAGCCCCAAGTGTCTACGAGAGCAGGTTCAGAGAGAAGATCTGAACAGCGTCGCCTGCTTTCATCCTTTAGCTGTGACAGTGACCTCCTCAAGTTCAACCAGCTCAAG TTTCGTAAAAAGAAGATCAGGTTCTGTAGAAGTCACATCCATGACTGGGGATTGTTCGCCATGGAGCCGATTGCTGCTGATGAGATGGTTATTGAATATGTTGGCCAGAATATTCGACAG GTTATTGCAGACATGCGAGAGAAGCGGTACGAGGAAGAGGGCATCGGCAGTAGCTACATGTTCCGCGTGGATCACGATACGATTATAGATGCAACCAAATGTGGCAATTTCGCCCGCTTCATCAATCACAGTTGCAAT CCAAACTGTTATGCCAAGGTCATCACTGTGGAGGCACAGAAAAAGATCGTCATCTACTCCCGGCAGCCAATAAATGTCAACGAGGAGATCACCTACGATTACAAGTTCCCCATCGAGGACGAGAAGATTCCTTGCCTCTGTGGTGCCGAGAACTGCAGAGGAACCTTAAATTAA